One genomic window of Salirhabdus salicampi includes the following:
- a CDS encoding DMT family transporter, translated as MSKLSFVILLLITTSLMGSSFAIGKMGLVYVSPLLLVALRFTIAGVLMALIVIILKRRHPVSLKDWFRMFMIGAFQTAGVMGCIFISLQTITAGESSILTFTNPLLVVLFGKLFLQFHYYWYQWFGVVIGFIGVLITLGANVSTEIGTMWAIGSAIFWTCATLLIKKWGHFVDIWVLTAYQMLFGGLLLLVSSFVFENMRLVMNVSSVSIIMWLAIMASVVQFGVWFYLLQKHDPGKVSAFLFLAPFFGVLFGWMLLNEPVKWNVWLGGALIFAGIFCVNWSRREVNKVKTKKAVQ; from the coding sequence ATGAGTAAATTATCTTTTGTTATTTTGCTTCTCATTACAACGAGTTTAATGGGCTCCTCATTTGCAATCGGAAAAATGGGGCTCGTTTATGTCTCTCCGTTACTTTTAGTAGCGTTACGTTTTACGATAGCAGGTGTGCTTATGGCCCTAATTGTGATAATTTTAAAACGACGGCACCCTGTAAGCTTGAAAGATTGGTTCCGCATGTTTATGATCGGAGCTTTTCAAACTGCAGGGGTAATGGGCTGTATTTTTATAAGTTTGCAAACGATAACAGCAGGTGAATCCTCTATTCTTACATTTACGAATCCGTTATTAGTTGTATTGTTTGGTAAATTATTTTTACAGTTTCATTATTATTGGTATCAATGGTTCGGGGTCGTAATTGGATTTATTGGCGTGCTTATTACATTGGGAGCGAATGTAAGTACCGAAATAGGCACGATGTGGGCAATAGGTAGTGCAATCTTTTGGACATGTGCTACATTACTTATTAAAAAGTGGGGCCATTTTGTTGACATTTGGGTTTTGACTGCTTATCAAATGTTGTTTGGAGGACTCCTTTTATTAGTAAGTAGTTTCGTTTTTGAAAATATGAGACTCGTCATGAATGTATCATCCGTTTCGATTATTATGTGGTTGGCTATTATGGCATCAGTAGTTCAGTTTGGCGTTTGGTTTTACTTGTTACAAAAACATGATCCAGGTAAGGTTAGTGCATTTTTATTTTTAGCGCCTTTCTTCGGTGTATTATTTGGTTGGATGTTACTGAACGAGCCAGTAAAATGGAATGTATGGCTAGGTGGTGCACTAATTTTTGCCGGGATATTTTGCGTGAATTGGTCACGAAGAGAAGTCAATAAAGTGAAAACGAAAAAAGCTGTCCAATAA
- the rodA gene encoding rod shape-determining protein RodA: MGNFQQTVKNIFNRLDYIMLLCLLMLFAISLVAIYSAAGQYSADPSYYVIRQIIWYGIGFMILFSLLFVDFDIFRTLAYPLYAFGSLLLLLVHFFGVMRNGSQRWLSIGGLEIQPSEFMKVFLIIAVALAIHRYGQKQAPGSFSYDMQVLLRIAAFGLVPFWLILQQPDLGTALVVVAILAVITLVSGVSYKVISVLAGLGVSLVLLLIWLHNNANDIFRKIIKDHQMSRIYGWLQPDDYASSFGYQLKQAILGIGAGRLTGSGFMNGTQSQSGRVPEIHTDFIFTVVGEEFGFLGASILILIFFLLIYRMIAIGLNCSNPFGAYIVCGAVALIASQVFQNIAMTIGLMPITGLALPFISYGGSSLLTNMIAVGLVMNIKVNTRSFMFGSKKQEL; encoded by the coding sequence ATGGGGAATTTTCAACAAACCGTTAAAAATATTTTTAATAGATTAGATTATATCATGCTTCTTTGTCTATTAATGTTATTTGCCATTAGTCTTGTCGCCATCTATAGTGCTGCAGGACAATACTCCGCCGATCCCTCCTATTATGTTATTCGCCAAATTATTTGGTATGGGATAGGGTTCATGATTTTATTTTCTCTACTTTTCGTAGATTTTGATATTTTCCGTACTTTAGCTTACCCCCTTTATGCTTTTGGAAGTTTGTTATTATTACTCGTACACTTTTTTGGGGTAATGAGGAATGGTTCTCAACGGTGGTTATCAATAGGTGGATTAGAAATTCAACCATCTGAATTTATGAAAGTGTTTCTTATTATTGCAGTCGCCCTAGCGATACACCGTTATGGTCAAAAACAGGCTCCTGGTTCATTTTCATACGATATGCAAGTTCTCTTACGAATTGCAGCTTTTGGCCTTGTACCCTTTTGGCTAATTTTACAACAACCGGACTTAGGAACAGCCCTTGTTGTTGTTGCAATATTGGCGGTCATTACACTCGTATCAGGTGTTTCATATAAAGTTATTTCCGTTCTTGCTGGTCTTGGTGTTTCATTAGTTCTATTATTAATTTGGCTCCACAATAATGCGAACGATATTTTTCGTAAAATTATAAAAGACCACCAAATGTCCAGAATTTATGGATGGCTACAACCCGATGATTATGCTAGCTCGTTCGGGTATCAATTAAAACAGGCTATTCTCGGAATCGGAGCAGGTCGACTAACCGGTAGTGGTTTTATGAATGGAACCCAATCTCAAAGTGGTAGAGTTCCCGAAATTCATACCGATTTTATTTTTACTGTAGTAGGAGAGGAATTTGGATTTTTAGGTGCGTCCATCCTCATTCTCATCTTCTTTTTACTCATCTACCGCATGATTGCCATTGGACTTAACTGCAGTAATCCTTTTGGTGCCTATATTGTTTGTGGTGCCGTTGCGTTAATCGCTTCTCAAGTGTTCCAAAATATTGCGATGACAATTGGCCTCATGCCGATTACCGGACTGGCTCTTCCGTTTATTAGCTACGGCGGGAGTTCTTTATTGACGAATATGATTGCAGTAGGGCTCGTCATGAATATTAAAGTAAATACCCGCTCCTTTATGTTCGGATCGAAAAAACAAGAATTATAA
- a CDS encoding M15 family metallopeptidase, with amino-acid sequence MMSRLRLRIWTFIVIVSLLIITLVIRNEWELRNTPLPTSLHPVVAGKAERLVERSDEMGISVVITEGFRSFDKQNELYNRGRTDDGNIVTYAKGGESYHNYGLAIDFAIRNSNGEVIWDLRYDGNANGKSDWMEVVQIAKELGFEWGGDWSRFKDYPHLQMDFGLTIRDLQRGKRP; translated from the coding sequence ATGATGAGTAGATTACGCTTACGTATCTGGACTTTTATAGTGATTGTCTCTCTATTAATTATAACATTGGTAATCCGCAATGAATGGGAATTAAGAAATACCCCCTTACCTACATCCTTACACCCTGTAGTTGCGGGTAAAGCTGAAAGACTCGTGGAACGTAGTGATGAAATGGGTATTTCCGTTGTGATTACTGAAGGATTTCGATCATTTGATAAGCAAAATGAATTATACAACCGAGGACGGACCGATGATGGAAATATTGTAACATACGCAAAGGGGGGCGAATCTTATCATAATTATGGTTTAGCAATAGACTTTGCGATTCGAAACAGTAATGGGGAAGTTATTTGGGATTTACGCTATGATGGGAATGCCAATGGAAAATCAGACTGGATGGAAGTCGTACAAATTGCGAAAGAATTAGGATTTGAATGGGGAGGGGATTGGTCCCGTTTTAAAGATTATCCCCATTTACAAATGGACTTCGGCTTGACAATTCGGGATTTGCAACGTGGTAAGCGACCTTAA
- a CDS encoding DUF4440 domain-containing protein — translation MKETIGRHIYDLERQLLQPNVRKDISILNELLADEFFEYGSSGTVWSKTDATNNGGMNTPKMTLYDFSIHNLSEDVVLATYRVKDETRNRETLRSSIWKKISGNWQMVFHQGTVMPTL, via the coding sequence GTGAAAGAAACTATAGGTAGACATATATATGATTTGGAACGACAATTGTTGCAGCCCAATGTTCGTAAAGATATATCCATTTTAAACGAGTTACTTGCAGATGAATTCTTTGAATATGGAAGCTCCGGAACCGTATGGTCTAAAACGGATGCGACCAACAATGGCGGCATGAATACACCAAAAATGACATTATATGATTTTTCAATTCATAATTTATCTGAAGATGTCGTTCTAGCTACATACCGTGTAAAAGATGAAACCCGAAACCGTGAAACATTACGCAGTTCTATTTGGAAAAAGATAAGTGGAAATTGGCAAATGGTCTTTCATCAAGGAACCGTCATGCCAACATTATAA
- a CDS encoding M24 family metallopeptidase has product MFTVEEYHDRMNRTKKKMHENGIDVLIIVNPSNMYYLSGYDAWSFYVHQMLIVMIDEDEPIWIGREMDANSAKLSTWMQNDHIISYPDDYVQSVEKHPMAFAANILKEIGQANRVIGLEMETYYFSAQAYKVLVNELPSATFKDANQLVNWVRIVKSPQEIAYMKRAARLAELAVKTAYDSIDEGIRECDVVANIYHSQISGTPEFGGDYPAIVPMLPAGKKTSAPHFTWTDAHYSYGDPVIIEIAGCYKRYHSPLARTMVIGESTEQMNDTAEVVLEGLNHTLTSIKPGMTCEEVEGVWRDYITRRGYYKPSRLGYSVGLSYPPDWGEHTISIRKGDKTIIEPNMTFHLIPGIWFDDYGVEISETIRITETGCETLANFPRELYVKQSSPNLFINGSALPKEEI; this is encoded by the coding sequence ATGTTCACGGTGGAGGAATATCACGACCGAATGAATAGAACGAAGAAAAAGATGCACGAGAACGGTATTGATGTCTTAATTATTGTAAATCCATCCAATATGTACTATTTAAGTGGTTATGATGCATGGTCATTTTATGTTCATCAAATGTTAATCGTTATGATCGATGAAGATGAACCAATTTGGATCGGGCGGGAAATGGATGCAAATAGTGCTAAATTATCCACTTGGATGCAGAATGACCATATTATTTCCTATCCAGATGATTACGTCCAATCAGTTGAAAAACACCCGATGGCGTTTGCCGCCAATATTTTAAAGGAAATCGGTCAGGCAAACCGTGTGATTGGTCTGGAAATGGAAACGTATTATTTTTCAGCTCAAGCTTATAAAGTACTTGTAAATGAACTTCCAAGCGCAACATTCAAGGATGCTAATCAACTTGTAAACTGGGTCCGTATTGTGAAATCTCCGCAAGAAATTGCGTATATGAAAAGAGCAGCAAGGTTGGCTGAGTTAGCCGTTAAAACTGCATACGATTCAATCGATGAAGGTATACGTGAATGTGATGTAGTCGCAAATATTTACCACTCCCAAATTAGTGGCACACCGGAGTTTGGTGGTGACTATCCAGCAATCGTCCCAATGCTTCCAGCCGGCAAAAAAACATCAGCACCACACTTTACATGGACCGATGCACATTACTCCTACGGAGACCCAGTAATTATAGAAATTGCCGGTTGCTATAAACGCTATCATTCCCCTTTAGCAAGAACGATGGTCATTGGAGAAAGTACAGAACAGATGAACGATACAGCTGAGGTCGTTTTAGAGGGACTAAATCATACGTTAACTTCTATTAAACCTGGGATGACCTGCGAAGAAGTGGAAGGCGTGTGGAGAGACTATATTACCCGTAGAGGTTACTATAAACCAAGCCGATTAGGCTATTCTGTTGGGTTAAGTTATCCACCTGACTGGGGAGAGCATACGATAAGTATTCGAAAAGGGGATAAAACCATCATCGAACCAAACATGACATTCCACTTAATTCCTGGAATTTGGTTTGATGACTACGGGGTTGAAATAAGTGAAACGATTCGAATTACCGAAACAGGATGTGAAACGTTAGCGAATTTCCCAAGGGAATTATATGTAAAGCAATCGTCTCCTAATTTATTTATAAACGGCAGTGCACTTCCAAAAGAAGAAATATAG
- a CDS encoding M20 metallopeptidase family protein, producing MTNLHYTLKDHVKHMRRALHQFPELSFQEYKTTEFIIGELKNIPGMKVYTGRDYVGLETGVIGVLSTGDGPVIGIRADIDALPIQEQNDIPYRSKCDGVMHACGHDAHTAMALGAAALLAEQLRKGEWKGTIKFIFQPAEEDTDENGSTGAPYLIDAGILHHVDAVIALHVHPDLPAGEILLNKEYTMAGIDTFDAKILGTGGHAAYPHTTNDPIWMLGTVLQNLQGIVARKTSPMDPSVISVTHVQTNPSYNVIPDSVSLKGTLRSYHPTNRQQLRELLETSLTWTRTVGGDYTLNIIKGEPPLYNDPQITKVFEETIQNIFPNFLIHNGPFGMGGEDFAHMTNQVPGAMFFLGAKVMDEKERGLHTPHFDIDETALLYGVTILAETAVRLLKTA from the coding sequence ATGACGAACCTTCATTATACGTTAAAGGATCATGTGAAACACATGCGGAGAGCTTTACATCAATTTCCTGAATTAAGCTTTCAAGAATATAAAACAACAGAATTCATTATAGGTGAGTTAAAAAACATTCCAGGTATGAAGGTTTATACAGGTAGAGATTACGTCGGCTTAGAAACAGGAGTAATTGGTGTGTTATCTACGGGCGATGGACCAGTTATTGGAATCCGTGCTGATATAGATGCCCTCCCAATCCAAGAGCAAAACGATATTCCCTATCGTTCGAAATGTGATGGAGTGATGCACGCCTGTGGTCATGATGCTCATACAGCCATGGCCCTCGGTGCTGCAGCTTTACTTGCCGAACAACTAAGAAAAGGTGAATGGAAAGGGACGATTAAATTTATTTTCCAACCTGCCGAAGAGGACACTGATGAAAACGGGTCAACAGGTGCTCCATATTTAATTGATGCCGGCATATTACACCATGTTGATGCAGTTATTGCCCTTCATGTTCACCCAGATTTACCTGCAGGAGAGATTTTATTAAACAAAGAGTATACCATGGCTGGTATTGATACGTTTGATGCCAAAATACTCGGAACAGGAGGGCATGCTGCATACCCCCATACTACAAATGACCCTATTTGGATGCTAGGAACCGTATTACAAAATCTTCAAGGCATTGTCGCTCGGAAAACTTCTCCAATGGACCCTTCCGTTATCAGTGTTACACATGTTCAAACAAATCCTTCCTATAACGTCATACCGGATAGTGTCTCATTAAAAGGAACACTACGAAGCTATCACCCAACTAATAGACAGCAATTACGTGAATTACTGGAAACATCCCTTACATGGACTCGCACAGTAGGTGGGGATTATACCTTGAATATAATTAAAGGCGAACCACCGTTGTACAATGACCCACAAATTACGAAAGTCTTTGAAGAAACCATTCAAAATATCTTTCCAAATTTCCTCATTCATAATGGTCCTTTTGGTATGGGGGGAGAAGACTTTGCCCATATGACAAATCAAGTACCAGGTGCCATGTTCTTCCTCGGGGCAAAGGTAATGGATGAAAAGGAACGGGGATTGCACACACCTCATTTTGATATAGACGAAACCGCCCTTTTGTATGGCGTGACGATATTAGCGGAAACCGCAGTTCGCTTACTCAAGACAGCGTAG
- a CDS encoding cystathionine gamma-synthase family protein, with protein MEKNLNESLATKAVWAGESEYLAHGATQVPVVHSVSFGYFDVDEWYDVAIGKKEGHIYGRNTNPTVQAFEDKVKALEGAKAATSFSTGMAAISNSLATFLKPGDRVVSIKDTYGGTNKIFTEFLPRLNINVMLCDTGDHVQIEEEIAKGCDILYLESPTNPTVKITDIQRMANAAKEVGALVFVDNTFATPINQNPLELGADLVIHSATKFLGGHADALGGVVCGDPALVEKIYHYREINGATLDPMAAYLLLRGMKTLDLRIERQCESAMKIAQYLQDHDAIEAVYYPGLKSHPNHDIAKKQMRRFGGMLSFALKGGLDSVRDFLPQLQFAHRAANLGAVETVVGPARTTSHVECTPEERKALGIPEGLVRYSVGIEDPNDLIADLEKALSHVTVTSR; from the coding sequence GTGGAAAAAAATCTTAACGAAAGTCTAGCAACGAAAGCTGTTTGGGCTGGTGAAAGTGAATACTTAGCCCACGGAGCCACACAAGTTCCAGTAGTACACAGCGTATCATTCGGATACTTCGATGTTGATGAATGGTATGACGTCGCAATCGGGAAAAAAGAAGGTCATATTTACGGTAGAAATACAAATCCAACGGTTCAAGCATTTGAAGATAAAGTAAAGGCACTCGAAGGGGCCAAAGCTGCTACATCGTTTTCAACTGGAATGGCGGCTATTAGTAACTCATTAGCAACATTTTTGAAACCAGGTGACCGGGTAGTGTCCATTAAAGATACCTACGGCGGTACGAATAAGATTTTCACTGAATTTCTTCCACGATTAAATATTAATGTCATGTTATGTGATACGGGAGATCACGTACAAATAGAAGAAGAAATCGCTAAAGGTTGTGACATTCTTTATTTAGAAAGTCCAACAAATCCAACGGTAAAGATTACGGATATTCAGCGAATGGCAAATGCCGCGAAAGAAGTAGGAGCACTCGTTTTCGTCGATAATACGTTTGCGACGCCTATTAATCAAAACCCACTTGAATTAGGTGCTGACCTAGTCATTCATAGTGCAACTAAATTTTTAGGGGGCCACGCTGATGCACTAGGTGGAGTTGTATGTGGAGACCCTGCACTCGTAGAAAAAATTTATCATTACCGAGAAATTAATGGTGCTACCCTTGATCCAATGGCTGCCTACTTGTTGCTTCGTGGAATGAAAACGTTAGATTTGCGAATTGAACGACAATGCGAAAGCGCCATGAAAATAGCCCAATATTTACAGGATCATGATGCCATTGAAGCTGTTTATTATCCTGGTCTAAAAAGTCACCCAAACCATGATATAGCGAAAAAGCAAATGCGACGCTTCGGCGGGATGTTAAGTTTTGCCCTTAAGGGAGGCCTGGACAGTGTTCGAGATTTTTTGCCGCAATTACAGTTCGCACATCGTGCCGCTAATTTAGGTGCCGTCGAAACGGTAGTTGGCCCTGCAAGGACAACGAGTCATGTTGAGTGCACACCTGAGGAACGGAAGGCACTTGGAATACCAGAAGGATTAGTTCGGTACTCTGTAGGAATTGAAGACCCTAATGATTTAATTGCAGACCTTGAGAAGGCATTATCCCACGTAACGGTAACTAGCCGCTAG
- a CDS encoding PucR family transcriptional regulator: MHLTMKDVVKLQVMNKVEIHAGGEFLEDTIVEWVSVIETPVENFVRKHELVLSTGIGCQQEEVFLQFVKEVIESKASGLTIATGRHIDHLPDSIVDLANESRFPIMTIPWDVRFADIIQGILQALEKKKERLIEKNEEIQQQLLNIILNNGGLLEIANYIYKTIRKPVIITDKRGLIKEKSHNAQRLVQDWKEYLQSEDYAISLTPFEKTNYATSPNTRVINVNKRTLLQFMIQSTSEVQGYLIVEGLSQSELQTLLGQRTVHMLEHAVTAVALCFLKENTIRQTEMKLRDDFVWSLAKEKIRSWDSVLSRAKSLNYPIHLPFVCIIGFPENLRDIYKRSVDESSYEHWRQNVTRRIEDEIFYTGKMLDCYTLMTYQRGQFITFLEIKDGKGMETAFQFLDDLKDRINQLLPGFILSWGIGKTAGQYCFHESYQEAQKALEIGRRQKGPGHQNTYADTRVDRALMSLRDNEELKEIAEQTIGALLQYDQERGINLVNTFITYSRNRGNVSQTARHLNLHRQSLLYRLKKIESLTDCSLENQDEVFLIDLSIRLWTMGALERENGQ, translated from the coding sequence ATGCACTTAACGATGAAGGATGTTGTAAAATTACAAGTTATGAATAAGGTTGAGATTCACGCTGGAGGAGAGTTTCTGGAAGATACGATAGTGGAATGGGTATCGGTTATTGAAACACCCGTAGAAAATTTTGTTCGAAAACATGAGCTAGTACTAAGTACTGGAATTGGCTGTCAGCAAGAGGAGGTCTTCTTGCAATTCGTTAAAGAAGTGATTGAATCGAAGGCTTCGGGTTTAACAATCGCCACTGGGAGACATATTGACCATTTACCTGATTCGATTGTTGATTTAGCCAATGAATCTCGCTTCCCAATTATGACTATTCCCTGGGACGTTCGGTTTGCGGATATTATTCAAGGCATTTTACAAGCATTAGAAAAAAAGAAAGAAAGACTAATAGAAAAAAATGAAGAAATCCAACAACAATTATTAAACATTATTTTAAATAACGGTGGATTACTCGAAATTGCGAACTATATTTATAAAACGATACGTAAACCTGTTATTATTACCGATAAACGCGGCTTAATAAAAGAGAAAAGCCATAATGCGCAGCGCCTCGTCCAAGACTGGAAAGAGTATCTTCAATCTGAGGATTACGCCATTTCCCTTACCCCATTTGAAAAGACCAACTATGCAACATCTCCTAACACACGAGTCATTAACGTAAATAAAAGAACGTTACTTCAATTTATGATTCAGTCGACCAGCGAAGTCCAAGGTTATTTAATTGTAGAAGGACTTTCTCAAAGTGAGTTACAGACGTTATTAGGCCAACGAACTGTGCATATGTTGGAACATGCCGTTACAGCGGTTGCGCTATGCTTTTTAAAGGAAAATACAATACGGCAAACGGAGATGAAACTTCGGGATGATTTCGTATGGAGTTTAGCAAAAGAAAAGATTCGTTCATGGGATAGCGTATTATCAAGGGCGAAATCACTAAATTACCCGATTCATTTACCTTTTGTTTGTATCATCGGTTTTCCGGAAAATTTACGTGATATATATAAACGTAGTGTAGACGAATCTTCCTATGAGCATTGGCGGCAAAATGTGACCCGTAGAATCGAAGATGAAATTTTTTATACAGGGAAGATGTTGGATTGTTATACGCTAATGACTTACCAAAGGGGACAATTTATCACGTTTCTTGAAATTAAAGACGGGAAAGGAATGGAAACGGCATTTCAATTTTTAGATGATTTAAAGGATCGAATCAACCAACTACTACCAGGGTTCATTTTATCTTGGGGGATTGGAAAAACAGCAGGTCAATATTGTTTTCATGAAAGCTATCAAGAAGCGCAAAAGGCGTTAGAAATTGGAAGGAGACAGAAGGGCCCGGGACATCAAAATACGTATGCTGATACCCGGGTAGATCGCGCATTAATGAGTTTACGAGATAACGAAGAATTAAAAGAAATTGCGGAACAAACAATTGGTGCTTTACTTCAATACGATCAAGAGCGGGGGATTAACCTGGTCAACACGTTTATTACGTACAGCAGGAATCGTGGAAACGTTAGTCAAACCGCACGTCATTTAAATCTACACCGTCAATCACTCTTATACCGGTTAAAGAAAATTGAATCGTTAACCGATTGTTCGTTAGAGAATCAAGATGAAGTGTTTTTAATTGATTTAAGCATACGCCTATGGACCATGGGGGCCTTGGAAAGGGAGAATGGCCAATAA
- a CDS encoding STAS domain-containing protein, with amino-acid sequence MDQDQSKNPSINVNGYRYEWENERGRLTFEGEDATLFWTDSALKSLLDTFEEISGHDAANVVLESSGYRMGIIVSNHFKKAGNIEELLKQLPAAYAAAGWGSVSFVHVDLENKQMIARFTDTWEYKVNKKQGKSEGGPFLPSHWAGTLSGLFGENVWYKQRKCQLSGDDYDEYEFFPSSFTPTENIHAYTRKQEKAEIEKLEQLVNQRTKDLEELVAELSAPLLPVLEKCVVVPLLGKYDSNRMEDLINKTIYQLPQYDPEYIIIDFTGFDISGHRQLGALFDQFIQATRMLGTECIFAGISPRLSIKLTGAKYNLSNVKCYTTLRHAVMYALSQEGKQVIQKK; translated from the coding sequence ATGGATCAAGATCAATCTAAGAATCCTTCTATCAATGTAAATGGGTATAGATATGAATGGGAAAATGAGCGTGGCCGCTTAACGTTTGAGGGAGAAGATGCCACTCTATTTTGGACCGATTCTGCTTTAAAGTCATTATTAGATACATTTGAAGAAATATCTGGACATGACGCAGCAAACGTAGTATTAGAATCCTCGGGTTACCGTATGGGGATCATTGTAAGTAACCATTTCAAAAAGGCTGGTAACATTGAAGAACTCTTAAAACAACTTCCGGCGGCATACGCTGCTGCTGGCTGGGGTTCTGTCTCGTTTGTACATGTTGATTTGGAAAATAAACAGATGATCGCAAGATTTACAGACACATGGGAATACAAAGTGAACAAAAAACAAGGCAAATCAGAAGGCGGCCCTTTCCTTCCCAGTCATTGGGCAGGTACATTGTCCGGTTTGTTTGGTGAAAATGTGTGGTATAAACAACGTAAATGCCAATTAAGTGGAGATGACTATGACGAGTATGAATTTTTTCCTTCTTCATTTACTCCAACCGAAAACATTCATGCTTACACTCGAAAACAGGAAAAAGCCGAAATTGAAAAACTTGAACAGCTCGTTAATCAACGTACGAAAGATCTTGAAGAGCTTGTGGCAGAACTATCGGCTCCATTACTTCCGGTACTAGAAAAGTGTGTTGTTGTCCCCCTTCTCGGAAAGTATGATTCTAATCGAATGGAGGATCTCATTAATAAGACGATTTATCAATTACCCCAATATGATCCTGAATACATAATTATTGACTTCACCGGGTTTGACATTAGCGGTCATAGACAACTCGGAGCGCTGTTTGATCAATTTATTCAAGCAACTCGAATGCTAGGTACGGAGTGTATCTTTGCAGGGATATCCCCTCGGTTAAGTATAAAATTAACTGGGGCTAAATATAACTTGTCTAATGTTAAGTGTTATACAACATTACGACATGCAGTCATGTACGCACTCTCCCAAGAAGGTAAGCAAGTAATACAGAAAAAGTAA
- a CDS encoding fluoride efflux transporter FluC — MNWVLIFAGGALGAISRTWFGRQWNKSALPWGTWLANVVGSTLLAVLFVTYAHQGIRTSAFTLLSIGFCGAFTTMSTFSLETVQLIQANKLRSAFMYVLSSVLTSLAIVGIVLFTFLST, encoded by the coding sequence ATGAATTGGGTACTCATATTTGCTGGCGGGGCTCTAGGGGCAATCAGCAGAACTTGGTTTGGTCGTCAATGGAACAAAAGCGCACTCCCTTGGGGAACGTGGTTAGCGAACGTAGTCGGTTCAACCTTATTAGCTGTTTTGTTTGTTACATACGCACACCAAGGGATTCGTACAAGTGCATTTACATTGTTGAGCATTGGCTTTTGTGGAGCCTTTACAACGATGTCCACTTTTAGTCTTGAAACAGTGCAGCTTATTCAAGCAAACAAATTGCGTAGCGCCTTCATGTACGTGCTATCCTCGGTCTTGACAAGCCTTGCAATCGTTGGAATTGTACTCTTTACCTTTTTATCCACATAA
- a CDS encoding fluoride efflux transporter FluC, giving the protein MTLKSWMLIALGGGFGALSRYSLSVVLLHEGVFPIATLLVNFIGCALLPFVFFHRQREMTLLVGTGFFGSFTTFSTFSLESMNLLMEKQYMLFSLYTSLTIIGGVVLSAISFTIIMKKGGKRK; this is encoded by the coding sequence ATGACGTTAAAGAGTTGGATGCTCATTGCACTTGGTGGAGGTTTCGGAGCCCTTTCACGTTACAGTCTATCGGTGGTTTTATTACATGAAGGTGTTTTTCCGATCGCAACTTTACTAGTCAATTTCATTGGGTGCGCTTTATTGCCGTTTGTATTCTTCCACCGTCAGAGGGAAATGACTTTGCTTGTCGGCACAGGTTTTTTTGGCTCATTTACAACTTTTTCAACCTTTTCATTAGAAAGCATGAATCTTCTCATGGAAAAACAATATATGCTATTTAGTTTATATACTTCGCTTACGATTATAGGCGGAGTTGTCTTAAGTGCTATCAGCTTCACCATCATTATGAAAAAAGGAGGAAAACGGAAATGA
- a CDS encoding Fur family transcriptional regulator, whose amino-acid sequence MNLQEALYKLKAEGYKLTDKRRDILQYFVNRDEYSTANEVLSHLLTLYKGVSYDTVYRNLYLFHQLRLLEQTTLNGEKHFRLQCETKHHHHLICKSCGKTKAIDNCPMEDVKKSLTGYVIEDHKFEIYGYCPDCKSA is encoded by the coding sequence ATGAACTTACAGGAAGCACTATATAAATTAAAGGCTGAAGGTTATAAACTTACCGATAAACGAAGAGACATTTTACAATATTTCGTAAATCGTGATGAATATAGTACCGCAAATGAAGTCCTTTCCCATCTACTAACGTTATATAAAGGAGTTAGTTACGATACTGTTTATCGGAATTTGTATTTATTTCACCAGTTACGATTACTTGAACAAACGACGTTGAATGGTGAAAAGCACTTTCGATTACAATGTGAAACAAAACACCATCACCATCTCATATGTAAAAGTTGTGGTAAAACAAAAGCAATTGATAATTGCCCTATGGAAGATGTAAAAAAATCGTTAACAGGATATGTAATCGAAGACCATAAATTTGAGATATATGGCTATTGCCCTGATTGTAAGAGCGCATAA